From a single Alkalihalophilus pseudofirmus genomic region:
- a CDS encoding cytidine deaminase — MDKQQLIELAKEARENAYVPYSKFQVGAALLMEDGTVFKGANIENASYGLTNCAERTALYKAYSEGNRKVAAIAVVADTDRPVPPCGACRQVMVELIPPNAPVYLTNLKGDINEMSVSELLPGAFTAEDMNE, encoded by the coding sequence ATGGATAAACAACAATTAATCGAACTAGCTAAAGAGGCACGTGAGAATGCTTATGTACCCTACTCGAAATTTCAGGTAGGAGCAGCGCTCTTAATGGAAGATGGTACCGTGTTTAAGGGAGCGAATATTGAAAACGCTTCTTACGGTTTAACAAATTGTGCGGAAAGAACAGCATTATATAAGGCGTACTCGGAGGGCAATAGGAAGGTTGCTGCCATTGCGGTAGTAGCTGATACAGACCGTCCAGTGCCGCCATGCGGGGCTTGTCGTCAAGTAATGGTGGAATTAATTCCGCCCAATGCGCCCGTTTACTTAACAAATTTAAAAGGAGACATTAATGAAATGTCTGTTTCAGAATTATTGCCAGGAGCATTTACAGCGGAGGATATGAATGAATAA
- the era gene encoding GTPase Era codes for MNNTPKGFKSGFVSIIGRPNVGKSTLLNYVIGQKIAIMSDKPQTTRNKIQGVYTSNESQVVFIDTPGIHKPKHKLGDFMMKVAQNTLREVDLILYVVDAGEAFGSGEEFIIERLKETKTPVFLVINKIDKVQPDDLLGIIETYRTKFDFTEVIPVSALQGSNVPTLMEQIVDHLEEGPQYYPSDQVTDHPERFIVAELIREKVLHLTREEIPHSVAVVIEQMKRRDNDMIYIGATIIVERTSQKGIIIGKQGSMLREVGKRARGDIEALLGSKVFLELWVKVQKDWRNKSTHLRDYGFKEDEY; via the coding sequence ATGAATAACACACCAAAAGGATTTAAATCAGGATTTGTTTCAATTATTGGAAGACCGAATGTGGGAAAATCTACACTCTTAAATTATGTTATAGGCCAGAAGATTGCCATCATGTCAGATAAACCCCAAACAACACGAAATAAAATTCAAGGCGTGTATACAAGCAATGAATCACAGGTTGTTTTTATTGATACACCTGGGATTCATAAGCCGAAGCACAAACTAGGCGATTTCATGATGAAAGTGGCTCAAAACACTCTGCGTGAAGTTGATTTAATTCTTTATGTAGTTGATGCGGGTGAAGCGTTTGGTTCTGGTGAGGAGTTTATTATTGAGCGATTAAAAGAGACAAAAACACCGGTCTTTTTAGTGATCAATAAAATTGATAAAGTGCAGCCGGATGATTTATTAGGTATTATTGAAACCTATCGTACGAAGTTTGATTTTACAGAAGTGATTCCAGTATCTGCCCTTCAAGGCAGCAATGTTCCTACGCTGATGGAGCAAATTGTTGACCACCTTGAAGAAGGTCCTCAGTACTATCCGAGTGACCAAGTTACCGATCACCCTGAGCGTTTTATCGTTGCTGAATTAATCCGTGAAAAAGTATTACATCTTACACGGGAAGAGATCCCTCACTCAGTAGCTGTAGTGATCGAACAAATGAAGCGCAGGGATAATGATATGATTTATATCGGAGCAACGATCATAGTGGAGCGTACGTCTCAAAAAGGGATTATCATTGGAAAGCAAGGAAGCATGCTTCGTGAAGTTGGAAAGCGAGCACGAGGAGATATCGAAGCGCTGTTAGGCTCTAAAGTCTTCTTGGAGCTTTGGGTTAAAGTTCAAAAAGACTGGAGAAACAAATCAACCCACCTCAGAGACTACGGCTTCAAAGAAGATGAATATTAA
- a CDS encoding diacylglycerol kinase family protein, whose translation MGLQDRNKRGFTRLLRSFGYAYQGLRHVFVNEQNMQVHVSLAAFVILLAFWLDLTRLEWLFLLVIISGIFALEIMNTAIERTVDLVTEEYHPIAKRAKDVAASAVFVYSIFAVIMGIILFGPHLLEKFL comes from the coding sequence ATGGGCTTACAAGATAGGAATAAACGCGGATTTACTCGCCTGTTAAGATCTTTTGGCTATGCTTATCAAGGCTTAAGGCATGTGTTTGTAAATGAACAAAATATGCAAGTGCACGTGTCTTTGGCGGCTTTCGTTATCTTGCTGGCTTTCTGGCTGGATTTAACGCGCTTAGAATGGCTGTTTTTATTAGTAATTATAAGCGGTATATTCGCACTTGAAATAATGAATACAGCGATCGAAAGAACAGTTGATCTAGTGACTGAAGAGTATCATCCGATAGCAAAAAGAGCAAAAGATGTTGCTGCATCTGCTGTGTTTGTGTATAGTATTTTTGCTGTCATCATGGGAATCATTCTCTTTGGCCCGCATCTGCTCGAGAAATTTCTTTGA
- a CDS encoding HD family phosphohydrolase: MRKRFSIDQIPWWKRVRDHRYIRTILFIILAVFLYTSMIGNIIPETLDIRLSQIADRDIRSPITTENKIETEERRSEATEAVSPVYELKREYAENQVVKVNDIFELVRRVALEEEEPVEGVEEAATEEEKREEQLAYIQEVLSSGTSNDLSEETLLTLMEATESQLRIAQEATANAVYEAMGEQISIRNLQDVKQSVDEQFAISTVSNRLLEAMIEIAQFAIIPNYIYDLEATDRQRQEASDSVEPVMIREGQLLVKEGEIIDYEIYEQLRVVGLLDDSFNPYPYIGLALLVLLIVGMLAYYLKEAKTTVQHNNSHLVLFMLIFIVTLLFIKMSSLLEGIGLIGIGFIVPVALGAMLLTTLIHPRISLFSSVLFAVIGSIYFNNESVGTFNFTYGAYMLLSSFAATYYLSQSARVSRILRAGFFVSFINILAIISLLFMRTVQSGWVEIGLHIGFAFLSGFLAAVLAIGLMPFFEAGFGILSPSRLIELSSPNQPLLRKILTETPGTYHHSVVVGNLAEAACEAVGENGLLARVGAYYHDLGKTKRPQYFIENQQKMANPHDQLSPLESAKIIIDHPYDGVRLLREHKMPKEIIDIAEQHHGTSLLKFFYHKAKQDSEEEIKESQFRYPGPKPQSKVAAIVMIADSVEAAVRSMQNPTPEGIESLVKKIITDKLEDGQFDESDITLRQLSQIAQTMCETLNGTFHQRIEYPDESAKKGEKKE, translated from the coding sequence TTGAGAAAACGATTTTCAATTGATCAGATCCCTTGGTGGAAACGAGTACGCGATCATAGATACATACGTACCATTTTATTTATCATTTTGGCTGTTTTCTTATATACATCAATGATTGGAAATATTATTCCGGAGACCTTAGATATCCGACTTTCACAAATCGCCGATCGTGATATTCGATCGCCAATTACGACGGAAAACAAAATCGAAACAGAAGAGAGACGGAGTGAAGCCACGGAGGCTGTCAGTCCTGTATATGAGTTAAAGCGGGAATATGCTGAAAATCAAGTGGTGAAAGTAAATGATATATTTGAACTAGTCAGGCGTGTTGCCCTTGAAGAAGAGGAACCGGTTGAAGGGGTAGAGGAAGCTGCCACAGAAGAGGAAAAAAGAGAGGAGCAGCTAGCCTATATTCAAGAAGTTCTCTCGTCTGGGACAAGCAATGATTTATCAGAAGAAACGCTCCTGACTTTAATGGAGGCAACAGAATCACAGCTCCGTATAGCCCAAGAGGCAACGGCAAATGCTGTATATGAAGCGATGGGTGAGCAGATCTCCATTCGCAACCTCCAAGATGTTAAACAATCAGTAGATGAACAATTTGCGATTTCAACAGTAAGCAATAGACTACTTGAAGCCATGATTGAAATTGCACAATTTGCTATTATCCCTAACTATATTTATGATTTAGAAGCAACAGACAGACAGCGTCAAGAAGCGAGTGACTCCGTAGAACCAGTGATGATCCGCGAAGGTCAGCTCTTAGTTAAAGAGGGAGAGATTATTGACTACGAGATCTATGAACAGCTGAGGGTTGTTGGATTATTAGATGATTCTTTTAATCCTTATCCATATATCGGGCTGGCGCTTTTAGTTCTTTTAATCGTAGGAATGCTCGCCTATTATTTAAAGGAAGCGAAAACAACGGTTCAGCATAATAACAGTCACCTTGTTTTGTTTATGTTGATTTTTATTGTGACTCTACTATTTATTAAGATGTCCAGCTTGTTAGAAGGCATAGGACTTATCGGTATTGGATTTATTGTTCCTGTAGCACTTGGTGCCATGCTGTTAACTACATTAATTCATCCACGCATTTCATTGTTTTCTAGTGTACTTTTTGCCGTGATTGGAAGTATTTATTTTAATAATGAATCTGTTGGCACGTTTAACTTTACTTACGGGGCGTATATGCTGTTAAGTTCATTTGCGGCAACCTATTATTTAAGCCAGTCGGCAAGAGTTTCAAGAATCTTACGTGCGGGATTTTTTGTCTCTTTCATCAATATCTTAGCTATTATTTCACTGCTGTTTATGAGAACAGTTCAAAGCGGTTGGGTTGAGATAGGCCTGCATATTGGTTTTGCTTTTCTATCAGGGTTTCTTGCTGCAGTCCTTGCTATTGGACTGATGCCGTTTTTTGAAGCGGGATTTGGCATTTTATCCCCGTCGAGGTTAATTGAACTTTCAAGTCCTAACCAGCCCCTGCTTAGAAAAATATTGACAGAAACACCTGGGACGTATCATCACAGTGTCGTAGTCGGCAATTTAGCTGAAGCGGCATGTGAAGCAGTTGGAGAAAACGGCCTGCTTGCCAGAGTCGGAGCCTATTATCATGATTTAGGGAAAACGAAAAGGCCGCAGTATTTTATTGAAAATCAACAAAAGATGGCTAATCCTCACGATCAGCTTTCACCGCTTGAGAGTGCAAAAATTATTATAGATCACCCATATGATGGAGTGCGTCTTTTACGAGAACATAAAATGCCTAAAGAAATCATTGATATAGCTGAACAACATCACGGGACAAGCTTGCTGAAGTTTTTCTACCATAAAGCAAAGCAAGATTCAGAAGAAGAAATAAAAGAATCACAATTTAGATACCCTGGGCCGAAACCGCAATCGAAAGTGGCCGCTATCGTTATGATTGCAGACAGTGTTGAAGCTGCGGTTAGGTCAATGCAAAATCCTACACCAGAAGGCATTGAATCATTAGTGAAAAAGATCATAACAGACAAGCTTGAAGATGGGCAGTTCGATGAATCAGATATAACCCTTAGGCAGCTTAGCCAAATTGCGCAGACGATGTGTGAGACATTAAACGGTACATTCCATCAACGAATTGAGTACCCAGACGAGTCTGCTAAAAAAGGAGAGAAAAAAGAATGA
- a CDS encoding YqzL family protein gives MLDFSWKVFSMTGNLDTYLLIKELERGHEDEVSQEDVDNIDTLDAQTH, from the coding sequence ATGCTCGATTTTTCCTGGAAGGTTTTTTCAATGACTGGCAATTTGGATACGTATTTACTGATTAAAGAACTTGAGCGCGGCCATGAAGATGAAGTGAGCCAAGAAGACGTTGATAATATTGACACGTTAGACGCGCAAACTCATTGA
- the yqfC gene encoding sporulation protein YqfC — MKKIRQQMRVWMTKNMQLPADVMMDLPRITMIGQLHIYIENHRGVLRFSNQELRLLLKQGQLLIKGDQFVIKTILPEELLLEGRIDQVIYLNEQ, encoded by the coding sequence ATGAAAAAGATTAGACAGCAGATGAGAGTGTGGATGACGAAAAACATGCAGCTGCCAGCAGATGTCATGATGGATCTGCCTCGAATTACAATGATTGGCCAGCTACATATTTATATAGAAAATCATCGAGGGGTCCTCCGATTTTCAAACCAAGAATTAAGGCTCTTGTTAAAACAAGGGCAGCTTCTGATAAAAGGAGATCAATTTGTTATTAAAACTATTTTGCCAGAAGAGCTTCTGCTTGAAGGGCGGATTGACCAAGTCATTTATTTAAATGAGCAATAG
- a CDS encoding DUF502 domain-containing protein has protein sequence MWKRFQKNIIAGIIFLLPAIATIYVIQFLFTLVDSFLGSFITGILKALNIITTVDSRIYFLGVYTPFSERLLGIGFVLTIILLTWVGALRLRGRGVKVLDSIDQTFRKIPIANSIYTSVEQIIHAFAQERTSFQNVVLVEYPRKGLYTVGFQTGESKGEVQRVTSKECINVFLPTTPNPTSGWLLLVPKEDVIKLDMTVEQGLKFIISGGVVVPPDREVQDEQTEAIVDKEKMLVQLRSKQEDH, from the coding sequence ATGTGGAAGAGATTTCAAAAAAATATTATTGCAGGGATCATTTTTTTACTGCCCGCCATAGCGACCATCTATGTCATCCAATTTCTTTTTACATTAGTAGATTCTTTTTTAGGTTCATTTATTACTGGTATTTTAAAAGCACTAAATATTATTACTACCGTTGACAGCCGAATTTACTTCTTAGGAGTCTATACACCTTTTTCAGAGCGGCTGCTTGGAATAGGGTTTGTGCTGACCATTATCCTGCTTACATGGGTAGGTGCGCTTCGACTAAGAGGACGTGGAGTGAAGGTACTTGATTCGATTGATCAGACGTTTAGAAAAATACCGATTGCTAACTCTATTTATACATCGGTAGAACAAATTATTCATGCGTTTGCTCAAGAGCGTACATCGTTTCAAAACGTTGTACTTGTAGAATATCCGAGAAAAGGTTTATACACGGTAGGCTTTCAGACTGGTGAGTCGAAGGGAGAAGTCCAGCGGGTGACTTCTAAAGAGTGTATTAATGTATTTTTACCCACTACCCCTAACCCTACGTCTGGATGGCTGCTGCTTGTACCTAAGGAAGATGTTATTAAGCTTGATATGACCGTTGAACAAGGTCTAAAATTTATTATTTCTGGTGGGGTAGTTGTGCCTCCAGACAGAGAAGTTCAGGATGAACAGACAGAAGCGATTGTGGATAAAGAGAAAATGTTGGTACAATTACGCTCAAAACAAGAGGACCATTAG
- the floA gene encoding flotillin-like protein FloA (flotillin-like protein involved in membrane lipid rafts), with protein MVLDPGSIGLLIGLGILIIFLAVLFTFVPVMLWISALAAGVKIGIFELVGMRLRRVIPARVVNPLIKAVKAGLDLSTSKLEGHYLAGGNVDRVVNALIAAQRANIDLSFERAAAIDLAGRDVLEAVQMSVNPKVIETPFIAGVAMDGIEVKAKARITVRANIDRLVGGAGEDTVIARVGEGIVSTIGSATNHKKVLENPDMISQTVLSKGLDAGTAFEILSIDIADIDIGKNIGAELQTDQAEADKKIAQAKAEERRAMAVAQEQEMKARVEEMRAKVVEAEAEVPMALSDALRKGNMGVMDYMNYQNVMADTDMRGSISKATGEDDSNEKRGQ; from the coding sequence ATGGTATTAGATCCAGGTAGTATTGGTTTATTAATTGGGCTGGGGATTTTAATTATTTTCCTAGCAGTGCTTTTCACATTTGTACCAGTTATGCTGTGGATTTCTGCATTAGCTGCAGGAGTTAAAATCGGCATTTTTGAATTAGTAGGGATGAGGTTACGTCGAGTTATCCCTGCACGTGTTGTAAACCCGTTAATTAAAGCGGTTAAAGCAGGTCTTGACCTTAGCACTTCTAAATTAGAGGGACACTACTTAGCAGGTGGTAATGTTGACCGTGTGGTAAATGCGCTAATTGCTGCTCAACGTGCAAACATTGATCTTAGTTTCGAACGTGCAGCAGCAATTGATCTTGCAGGTCGTGATGTATTAGAAGCTGTTCAAATGAGCGTTAACCCTAAAGTAATTGAAACGCCATTCATTGCCGGTGTGGCGATGGACGGGATTGAAGTTAAAGCTAAAGCGCGTATTACTGTTCGTGCAAATATCGACCGACTTGTCGGTGGTGCTGGTGAAGATACCGTTATCGCACGTGTAGGTGAAGGGATTGTATCTACGATCGGTTCAGCTACTAACCACAAGAAGGTGCTTGAAAACCCAGATATGATCTCACAAACCGTTTTATCAAAAGGTTTGGATGCTGGAACAGCATTTGAAATCTTATCTATTGATATCGCGGACATTGATATCGGCAAAAATATTGGTGCTGAATTACAAACCGATCAAGCGGAAGCAGATAAGAAAATTGCACAAGCGAAAGCCGAAGAGCGTCGTGCAATGGCTGTAGCTCAAGAACAAGAAATGAAAGCACGAGTAGAAGAAATGCGTGCGAAGGTTGTTGAAGCGGAAGCGGAAGTTCCTATGGCATTATCCGATGCCCTGCGTAAAGGAAATATGGGAGTTATGGATTACATGAACTACCAAAATGTGATGGCTGATACAGACATGCGTGGGTCAATCAGTAAAGCAACAGGAGAAGATGACTCAAACGAGAAGCGTGGGCAATAA
- the yqfD gene encoding sporulation protein YqfD: MRNNWVQAWKGYVRVRVDGAYPERFLNRCIEERLSIWKIKRVGDERIVFYMDIEDAKKIRPLLRKTDCKVTFAERKGTPAVLRKVSLRAGFVAGLAACLAVIIVLSNMVWKVEVEGASPHVEHELRQVVAEMGIKPWTFQFSLPSVEQIQRDVTEQVSGATWVGVRQKGTTYQFEVVEQKLPEEAERVSPRHLVAKKKAIIHDIFVEHGQAQVKPNDFVEKGDMLVSGEIGKEGKTEIVAAVADIRGEIWYKSTASIPIERLFTTLTGELKNRHYLSMFNINIPFWGFRSHEFEQVQEFSEQKEFHFFKWTLPLKYTRKEFRETSSYNRTYTKEEAIEEAKRMARVELVSRLPQDAEIIGEKVLHEALENGKVKLKIHYQVLEDITSAQPIIQGD, encoded by the coding sequence ATGCGGAATAATTGGGTGCAGGCATGGAAGGGCTATGTTCGAGTGAGGGTGGATGGTGCATATCCGGAAAGGTTTTTAAACCGCTGTATTGAAGAAAGGCTCTCCATTTGGAAGATAAAAAGAGTCGGCGATGAGCGTATTGTCTTTTATATGGATATTGAAGATGCTAAGAAAATCAGGCCATTGCTTAGAAAAACCGATTGTAAAGTAACGTTTGCTGAAAGAAAAGGGACTCCTGCTGTTCTTCGTAAAGTAAGTTTGCGAGCAGGGTTTGTAGCTGGACTGGCTGCTTGCTTGGCAGTAATCATTGTTCTCTCAAATATGGTATGGAAGGTCGAAGTGGAAGGGGCTTCTCCCCATGTTGAACACGAGTTAAGGCAAGTAGTCGCGGAAATGGGAATTAAACCTTGGACCTTTCAATTTTCGTTGCCAAGTGTAGAACAAATTCAGCGGGATGTGACAGAACAGGTAAGCGGGGCTACGTGGGTTGGTGTGCGTCAAAAAGGGACTACCTATCAATTTGAAGTAGTTGAACAAAAGTTGCCTGAAGAAGCTGAAAGGGTCAGTCCGAGACACCTGGTGGCCAAAAAGAAAGCGATCATCCATGATATTTTTGTAGAGCACGGACAAGCGCAAGTGAAACCAAATGATTTTGTGGAAAAAGGAGATATGTTAGTAAGCGGCGAGATTGGTAAAGAAGGAAAAACGGAGATTGTCGCTGCAGTAGCTGATATTCGTGGTGAAATTTGGTATAAATCGACTGCTTCAATCCCTATAGAAAGGCTTTTTACAACACTGACAGGAGAATTAAAAAATCGCCATTATCTTTCTATGTTTAATATTAACATTCCTTTTTGGGGTTTTAGATCCCATGAATTTGAGCAGGTTCAAGAATTTTCCGAACAGAAGGAATTTCACTTTTTTAAATGGACTCTTCCTTTGAAGTATACGCGTAAGGAATTTCGTGAAACCTCATCATATAACCGCACGTATACAAAAGAAGAAGCAATTGAAGAGGCTAAGCGTATGGCGCGAGTTGAACTTGTCAGCCGTCTGCCTCAAGATGCGGAAATCATTGGTGAAAAAGTTTTGCACGAAGCCTTAGAGAATGGTAAAGTTAAATTAAAGATTCACTACCAAGTACTAGAAGATATCACATCGGCACAACCGATCATTCAAGGGGATTGA
- a CDS encoding PhoH family protein, producing the protein MLLSETKSIQLEVKNTNETQALLGPNDRHLKRLEDLLDVSIVTRGEEVSVSGDSTMIEVVEKVLASFVKLIRKGISLSERDVVYAVELAKRDQLDELHELYEEKVATNAKGKVIIAKTLGQRHYVSAIRKRDMVFGIGPAGTGKTYLAVVLAVAALKDGHVKRIVLTRPAVEAGESLGFLPGDLKEKVDPYLRPIYDALHDVLGVETTTRLMERGTIEVAPLAYMRGRTLDDAFVILDEAQNTTQEQMKMFITRLGFGSKMVINGDLTQIDLPKGKKSGLKVAIEYLKSVNDIGFIYLQASDVVRHTLVQKILDAYEKETGKVE; encoded by the coding sequence ATGTTATTGTCAGAGACGAAGTCGATTCAACTAGAAGTTAAAAACACAAATGAGACACAAGCGCTTCTCGGTCCAAATGATCGACATTTAAAGCGTTTAGAAGACCTTCTTGACGTTTCTATTGTAACAAGAGGTGAAGAAGTGTCTGTTAGTGGAGATTCCACTATGATAGAAGTAGTAGAAAAGGTATTGGCGAGCTTTGTTAAGCTTATTCGTAAAGGGATTTCTTTGTCTGAGCGAGATGTCGTATATGCCGTTGAACTTGCAAAGCGCGATCAATTAGATGAGCTGCATGAATTATACGAGGAAAAAGTAGCAACAAATGCAAAAGGGAAAGTGATCATTGCTAAAACGCTAGGTCAGAGGCATTATGTATCTGCGATCCGTAAGCGCGATATGGTGTTTGGTATTGGTCCTGCAGGTACTGGTAAGACCTATTTAGCAGTGGTTTTAGCAGTAGCTGCTCTAAAAGATGGACATGTTAAACGAATTGTTCTCACTCGGCCTGCAGTTGAGGCGGGAGAAAGTTTAGGCTTTCTGCCAGGTGATTTAAAGGAAAAAGTTGATCCGTATTTACGGCCGATCTATGACGCCCTTCACGATGTGTTAGGCGTTGAGACTACGACTAGACTTATGGAGCGCGGAACAATTGAAGTGGCACCGCTTGCATACATGCGTGGGCGAACGTTAGATGATGCATTTGTCATTTTAGACGAAGCACAAAATACGACCCAAGAACAGATGAAAATGTTTATTACACGTCTTGGTTTCGGCTCAAAAATGGTTATTAATGGCGATTTAACGCAGATTGACTTGCCAAAAGGGAAGAAATCTGGTTTGAAAGTAGCCATAGAATATTTGAAATCAGTAAATGATATTGGTTTTATTTACTTGCAAGCATCAGATGTTGTCAGACATACGCTCGTACAGAAAATCTTAGATGCGTATGAAAAAGAAACGGGGAAAGTTGAATAG
- the ybeY gene encoding rRNA maturation RNase YbeY gives MNLTIDLHDETGTLNSEQENIVTKLITSAAEYERLDGEVELSITFVDEKRIQEINAEYRGKDIPTDVISFALNDEVEDEADMIMEGMPNALGDIIISVAHISRQAEEYGHSFERELGFLVVHGFLHLLGYDHMTEQDEKAMFSRQEEILSAYGLTR, from the coding sequence ATGAATTTGACGATTGATCTACATGATGAAACGGGTACACTTAATAGTGAACAAGAAAATATAGTGACGAAATTGATTACAAGTGCCGCAGAATATGAAAGATTAGATGGAGAAGTAGAACTTTCTATTACGTTTGTTGATGAAAAGAGAATTCAAGAGATTAATGCAGAGTACCGAGGAAAGGATATTCCGACTGATGTGATTTCATTCGCATTAAATGATGAAGTGGAAGATGAAGCAGATATGATTATGGAAGGAATGCCTAATGCACTCGGCGATATTATTATTTCTGTTGCTCATATTTCAAGACAGGCAGAGGAGTATGGACATTCCTTTGAAAGAGAGCTGGGTTTTCTAGTGGTCCATGGTTTCTTGCACCTTCTTGGATACGATCACATGACAGAGCAAGATGAAAAAGCGATGTTCTCACGTCAAGAGGAGATCTTAAGCGCATATGGGCTTACAAGATAG
- a CDS encoding NfeD family protein, which translates to MNRLRLNISLLFILCALLLIPLQSFVYSETNTSDDTVVYYIPVEQTVERGLAAFMQRSFQSAADEGADYIILEIHTPGGAVDAAGEIARLMQNTDIPIIAFVTKEAISAGAYIALNADEIVMAPGTTMGAAGVIDGAGNAAEEKAQSYWLAEMRAAAELNDRDPLYALAMADRSIEIPDLGVSDEEFLTLTPSEAFEVGYAEAIASNRAELIEYLGLEQVSERDMQVSFAEQIARFVTHPVVIPILLSIGSLGLVLELYSPGFGVPGFMGLLALGLFFFGHLFAGFAGWESILLFGIGFLLIMIEIFIPGFGIFGVLGIGAVIGGMLLASFSMSSMVISIFIAVILTAIGTVFIFRYFGNRGPWKKLILTDSTSSEKGYISNHTRAELLEMEGETLTPLRPSGSAVFSGERLDVVSEGGYIEQGRKIQVVYTSGSRIVVREVKKNS; encoded by the coding sequence GTGAATAGACTTAGGCTCAACATTTCTCTTCTATTTATTCTTTGTGCACTGCTGCTCATTCCGCTTCAATCCTTTGTTTATAGTGAGACGAATACCTCAGATGATACCGTAGTTTATTACATACCAGTTGAACAAACCGTCGAGAGAGGATTGGCGGCTTTTATGCAGCGCTCGTTTCAATCGGCAGCTGATGAAGGGGCAGACTATATTATTTTAGAAATCCATACCCCGGGAGGAGCGGTCGATGCAGCTGGAGAAATTGCTCGGCTGATGCAAAATACTGATATACCGATTATCGCTTTTGTAACAAAAGAAGCGATATCAGCAGGTGCGTATATTGCCTTAAATGCTGATGAAATTGTCATGGCCCCAGGAACGACGATGGGAGCTGCAGGAGTGATAGATGGAGCAGGGAATGCTGCAGAAGAAAAAGCCCAGTCATATTGGCTGGCTGAAATGCGGGCAGCTGCCGAATTAAATGATCGAGATCCTCTTTATGCATTAGCCATGGCCGATCGCTCCATTGAAATCCCTGATCTTGGTGTGAGTGATGAAGAGTTTCTAACTCTTACCCCAAGCGAAGCGTTTGAGGTAGGTTATGCAGAAGCGATTGCTTCTAACCGTGCTGAGTTGATCGAATATCTTGGGCTTGAACAAGTATCAGAGCGTGACATGCAAGTCAGTTTTGCTGAACAGATTGCGAGATTTGTGACCCACCCTGTTGTCATTCCGATTTTATTATCAATTGGAAGTCTTGGACTTGTGTTAGAGTTGTATTCTCCAGGCTTTGGGGTGCCAGGCTTTATGGGACTATTAGCTCTTGGACTGTTCTTTTTTGGTCATTTGTTCGCAGGGTTTGCCGGATGGGAATCGATTTTATTATTCGGCATAGGATTTCTGCTTATCATGATTGAAATATTTATACCGGGATTTGGAATCTTCGGGGTCCTTGGGATAGGGGCGGTTATAGGAGGAATGCTTTTAGCATCTTTCTCAATGTCATCGATGGTTATTTCGATTTTTATTGCTGTAATCTTAACAGCCATTGGAACCGTCTTTATCTTTAGATACTTTGGTAATCGGGGCCCGTGGAAAAAATTGATCCTCACAGATTCAACGAGCAGTGAAAAAGGATATATCTCAAATCATACACGAGCGGAGCTTCTCGAGATGGAAGGCGAAACATTAACGCCTTTAAGACCTTCAGGTTCTGCGGTTTTTAGTGGTGAACGCCTTGACGTTGTTTCTGAGGGAGGATATATTGAACAGGGTAGGAAAATCCAGGTTGTCTATACGTCTGGTTCGCGAATTGTCGTTCGTGAAGTAAAAAAGAACTCATAA